The proteins below come from a single Parazoarcus communis genomic window:
- a CDS encoding NAD(P)/FAD-dependent oxidoreductase codes for MRTPRPYDPTYDPLYAKSPGTATDYSPTYWRFHAGEPPADDGPVSGDIEADVVLIGGGFTGLATALFLAREHGIKAVVLEANQIGWGCTSRNGGQGHLAWGRLSRSQWVQKWGADVARRLHNNSLEGYEVFRAMTEDAEIDCEPHGEGNLLIAHSPKAMAGLEAESRLCNEILGYRTRLLTRDTVLNEYIGDQECQGAMLEPVGIAVQPLKLAYGYARVARRLGARIHTGSPVQNWTTVDRVHHLRTPGGTVRAKAVGICTAGYTSPNLHKLTAYKVMPIMANSVVTRELTDDEIAACGFRSTLLTTDTRKLRYYYRYLPEKRLQIGTRSAITGGDADNPKHLRVVQEAIARKFPALEGIETPFFWHGWMDISHDMMPRIVQPDPKQQVFYSQGYSGNGVSFSAYASKQLANLIAGKSLADSDLPIFSSPLPSHPLRPLRRLGQHALYTYFSLRDKFA; via the coding sequence ATGCGTACCCCCAGACCCTACGATCCGACCTACGATCCCCTGTATGCCAAGTCACCTGGCACGGCGACCGACTACTCACCGACCTACTGGCGTTTTCACGCAGGCGAACCGCCCGCAGACGATGGCCCGGTCTCCGGCGACATTGAAGCCGATGTCGTGCTCATCGGCGGCGGCTTCACCGGCCTGGCAACCGCCCTGTTTCTGGCACGGGAGCATGGCATCAAGGCCGTTGTTCTCGAGGCGAACCAGATCGGCTGGGGCTGCACGAGTCGCAATGGCGGCCAGGGACATCTGGCCTGGGGGCGACTGAGCCGAAGCCAGTGGGTGCAGAAGTGGGGGGCAGATGTGGCGCGCCGCCTGCACAACAACAGCCTTGAAGGTTATGAGGTGTTCCGGGCGATGACCGAGGATGCGGAGATCGACTGCGAGCCGCATGGCGAGGGCAACCTGCTGATCGCACACAGTCCGAAGGCGATGGCGGGGCTCGAAGCCGAGTCGCGCCTGTGCAACGAAATTCTTGGCTACAGGACGCGCCTGCTGACACGCGACACGGTCCTCAACGAATACATCGGCGATCAGGAGTGCCAGGGCGCGATGCTTGAACCGGTCGGCATCGCGGTGCAACCGCTGAAGCTGGCCTATGGCTATGCGCGGGTCGCACGCCGGCTCGGCGCCCGGATCCACACCGGCAGCCCGGTTCAGAACTGGACCACGGTCGATCGCGTACATCATCTGCGCACGCCGGGCGGCACGGTACGGGCGAAGGCGGTTGGCATCTGTACCGCCGGCTACACCAGCCCGAACCTGCACAAGCTGACCGCCTACAAGGTGATGCCGATCATGGCCAACTCGGTCGTGACGCGCGAACTGACCGATGACGAGATCGCCGCCTGCGGTTTTCGCTCCACCCTGCTCACAACCGACACGCGCAAGCTGCGCTACTACTACCGCTATCTGCCCGAGAAGCGCTTGCAGATCGGCACGCGCAGCGCCATCACCGGCGGTGATGCAGACAACCCGAAGCATCTGCGCGTGGTCCAGGAGGCCATTGCGCGCAAGTTTCCGGCGCTGGAGGGTATCGAAACGCCCTTCTTCTGGCACGGCTGGATGGATATCTCGCACGACATGATGCCGCGCATCGTTCAGCCCGATCCCAAACAGCAGGTGTTCTATTCACAAGGCTATTCAGGCAACGGCGTGTCCTTCTCCGCCTATGCCTCGAAGCAGCTTGCGAACCTGATTGCAGGAAAAAGCCTGGCTGACAGCGACCTGCCGATCTTCAGCTCTCCGCTGCCGAGCCACCCGCTCCGGCCGCTTCGGCGACTTGGGCAGCACGCGCTTTATACCTACTTCTCCTTGCGCGACAAGTTTGCCTGA
- a CDS encoding nuclear transport factor 2 family protein, translated as MTEAELNDLFDAFNRHDIDVIMPYFHDDIVFDTVSGPEAYGTRIVGKEAVKAQFEATWGAMPDVQWLNGKHYFAQERIVSESTFIATQADGRRHHADSVDLFTLSDGKIIRKQAFRKNRPLLDPA; from the coding sequence ATGACAGAAGCAGAATTGAACGATCTGTTCGACGCCTTCAACCGGCACGACATCGACGTGATCATGCCCTACTTTCACGACGACATCGTCTTTGACACCGTCTCAGGCCCGGAAGCCTACGGCACCCGGATTGTCGGCAAGGAGGCCGTCAAGGCCCAGTTCGAAGCCACCTGGGGTGCGATGCCCGATGTCCAGTGGCTCAACGGGAAGCACTACTTCGCGCAGGAACGCATCGTGTCGGAATCGACCTTCATCGCCACTCAGGCCGATGGCCGCAGACACCACGCCGACAGCGTGGACCTGTTCACGCTGAGTGACGGCAAGATCATTCGCAAGCAGGCCTTCCGCAAGAACCGGCCGCTGCTCGATCCCGCCTGA
- a CDS encoding NADPH-dependent FMN reductase: MTRTRLLALCGSARQDSFNRRALAVAIKGAKNAGADVTFVEPRNFVMPLYDGDLEASEGLPEAAARLQRLFAEHDGVIVATPEYNGFFTPLLKNTLDWVSRPLPDGSGKPGTIHLRGKPAGLITASPGALGGIRAMQHARLYLSNLGLVVVPEQAAVPAANKVLGADGSIADDRTRDMLEGVGAAVCNLANAIGRNAG; the protein is encoded by the coding sequence ATGACCCGCACTCGCCTTCTCGCACTCTGCGGTAGCGCCCGCCAGGACTCCTTCAATCGTCGCGCCCTCGCGGTGGCCATCAAGGGGGCGAAGAATGCCGGTGCCGATGTCACCTTCGTCGAACCGCGCAACTTCGTCATGCCCCTCTACGACGGCGATCTCGAAGCCAGCGAGGGTTTGCCCGAGGCGGCGGCACGCCTGCAGCGACTGTTCGCCGAACACGACGGCGTCATCGTCGCCACCCCCGAATACAACGGCTTCTTCACCCCGCTGCTGAAAAACACCCTCGACTGGGTGTCGCGTCCGCTGCCTGACGGTAGCGGCAAGCCTGGCACCATTCACCTGCGCGGCAAGCCTGCCGGCCTGATCACCGCCTCGCCCGGCGCACTGGGCGGCATCCGCGCGATGCAGCATGCGCGGCTGTATCTGTCGAACCTGGGCCTGGTCGTCGTCCCCGAGCAGGCCGCCGTTCCTGCTGCCAACAAAGTGCTCGGCGCCGATGGCAGCATCGCGGACGACCGCACCCGTGACATGCTCGAAGGCGTCGGTGCCGCCGTGTGCAATCTGGCCAACGCAATTGGCCGCAACGCTGGCTGA
- a CDS encoding SOS response-associated peptidase — translation MCANYRPASRDALSAFPLPPPDFPYGEAYPGSIVPIVSNFAPREWVPACFGLVPGWAKDARIARSTYNARAETVGEKPSFRDAWRRGQLCIIPATEIYEPCYESGTAVRWRIARADGKPMGIAGIWAHREDAGELPAWSMSMLTINADNDPVMQRFHKPEDEKRSVVILPDDLWGNWLRARSEQEAREMLRLYPADALSVEASPR, via the coding sequence ATGTGCGCCAACTACAGACCCGCCAGCAGGGACGCGCTGTCCGCCTTTCCGCTGCCGCCGCCAGACTTCCCCTATGGCGAGGCCTACCCTGGCTCGATCGTGCCGATCGTGAGCAACTTCGCCCCGCGGGAGTGGGTGCCGGCATGCTTTGGCCTGGTGCCGGGGTGGGCGAAGGACGCCAGGATCGCCCGCTCCACCTACAACGCGCGGGCCGAAACCGTTGGCGAAAAGCCCTCTTTCAGGGATGCGTGGCGGCGTGGGCAACTGTGCATCATCCCGGCGACTGAGATCTACGAACCGTGCTACGAATCCGGCACGGCCGTCCGTTGGCGGATTGCCAGGGCGGACGGAAAACCCATGGGCATTGCCGGAATCTGGGCGCACCGAGAGGACGCGGGCGAGCTGCCAGCCTGGTCAATGTCGATGCTCACCATCAATGCAGACAACGACCCGGTCATGCAGCGCTTTCACAAGCCTGAGGATGAGAAGCGCTCGGTGGTGATCCTGCCGGACGATCTGTGGGGTAACTGGCTGCGTGCCAGATCCGAGCAGGAAGCCCGGGAGATGCTGCGGCTTTATCCGGCTGATGCGCTGAGCGTGGAGGCTTCACCCAGATAG
- a CDS encoding FAD-binding oxidoreductase, translated as MTKYTILPKDVSESDFDAAVKEFTAILGADKVLTAGDKLQPYSKIMLAVETDKHAASAVLLATTVEQIQAIVKVCNTYKIPIWTISTGRNFGYGSAAPVARGQVILDLRLMNKIIHVDPELCTALVEPGVTYQQLYDYIEENKLPLMLSFSAPSAIAGPLGNTMDRGVGYTPYGEHFLMQCGMEIVLANGEVLRTGMGGVKGDKAWQVFKWGYGPTLDGMFTQSNYGICTKMGFWLMPKPPVFKPFEIQFDEESDISEIVEMLRPLRIAQIIPNSVVIAGTLWEAATCNTRRSDYITTPGATPDSVLKQIQKDKHLGAWNVYAALYGTPEQVEVNWKIVTDVVAKSGKGRVITKEEAGDTQPFKYRSELMSGVPNLQEFGLYNWRGGGGSMWFAPVSQARGSECEKQMAMAKTILNKHGLDYVGEFIVGWRDMHHVIDVLFDRSSEEETARANACFSELLDEFEKHGYAVYRVNTAFQERVAQSYGTVKRDVERAIKRALDPNGILAPGKCGINI; from the coding sequence ATGACCAAGTACACCATCCTGCCGAAGGACGTTTCCGAGAGCGACTTCGATGCCGCCGTCAAGGAATTCACCGCCATTCTGGGTGCCGACAAGGTGCTGACCGCCGGCGACAAGCTCCAGCCCTACAGCAAGATCATGCTGGCGGTCGAAACCGACAAGCACGCCGCCTCTGCCGTACTGCTGGCAACCACCGTCGAACAGATTCAGGCCATCGTCAAGGTCTGCAACACCTACAAGATCCCCATCTGGACGATCTCGACCGGGCGCAATTTCGGCTACGGCTCGGCCGCCCCGGTGGCGCGCGGCCAGGTCATTCTCGACCTGCGCCTGATGAACAAGATCATCCACGTCGACCCCGAGCTGTGCACCGCGCTCGTGGAACCGGGCGTGACCTATCAGCAGCTGTATGACTACATCGAAGAGAACAAGCTGCCACTGATGCTGTCCTTCTCGGCACCGTCGGCCATCGCCGGCCCGCTGGGCAACACCATGGACCGCGGCGTTGGCTACACGCCTTACGGCGAGCACTTCCTGATGCAGTGCGGCATGGAGATCGTGCTCGCCAACGGCGAAGTGCTGCGCACCGGCATGGGCGGCGTCAAGGGCGACAAGGCCTGGCAGGTCTTCAAATGGGGCTACGGACCGACCCTGGACGGCATGTTCACCCAGTCCAACTACGGCATCTGCACCAAGATGGGCTTCTGGCTGATGCCCAAGCCGCCGGTGTTCAAGCCGTTCGAGATCCAGTTCGACGAAGAATCGGACATCTCCGAGATCGTCGAGATGCTGCGCCCGCTGCGCATCGCCCAGATCATCCCGAACTCGGTCGTGATTGCAGGCACCCTGTGGGAAGCCGCCACCTGCAACACCCGCCGTTCCGACTACATCACCACCCCCGGCGCCACCCCCGACTCGGTGCTCAAGCAGATCCAGAAGGACAAGCACCTCGGGGCCTGGAACGTCTATGCCGCGCTGTACGGCACCCCGGAACAGGTCGAGGTCAACTGGAAGATCGTCACCGACGTGGTGGCAAAGTCCGGCAAGGGCCGCGTGATCACCAAGGAAGAAGCGGGCGACACCCAACCCTTCAAATATCGCTCTGAACTGATGTCGGGCGTGCCGAACCTGCAGGAGTTCGGGCTCTACAACTGGCGCGGCGGCGGCGGCTCGATGTGGTTCGCCCCCGTCAGCCAGGCCCGCGGCAGCGAGTGCGAAAAGCAGATGGCGATGGCGAAAACCATTCTCAACAAGCATGGTCTGGACTATGTCGGCGAGTTCATCGTCGGCTGGCGCGACATGCACCACGTCATCGACGTACTGTTCGACCGCAGCAGCGAAGAGGAAACCGCACGCGCCAATGCCTGCTTCAGCGAACTGCTCGATGAGTTCGAAAAGCACGGCTACGCGGTATATCGCGTCAATACCGCCTTCCAGGAGCGCGTGGCGCAGTCCTACGGCACCGTCAAGCGCGATGTGGAACGCGCCATCAAGCGCGCCCTCGACCCGAACGGCATCCTTGCCCCGGGCAAGTGCGGCATCAACATCTGA
- a CDS encoding LysR family transcriptional regulator — MNIGNLQLNWLRTFEASGRLLSFSLAAEELNLSQSAVSQQIKLLEHKLGKELFLRKTRSLQLTTEGRALLDVVREGLQRLNAGMSSIFSSSADGVLELHVNNTFGELWLAPRIGRFIAHRPQLSVRMLQTNWDLEYEAANTELEIRYGTGSWPGFETRSLLPRILRPYCSISLANKLRSADGFEQTALIDVLGTPNGWLDWKRIYCPETAEHPARIHVDSYAIAASMAIEGIGACLLYDDFVSGSRLEPFLVCPFDAPISCDAGYYLTWRSDKPLSAAATEFCAWLDLEPSCISG, encoded by the coding sequence ATGAATATCGGCAACCTTCAGCTCAACTGGCTTCGTACCTTTGAGGCGTCCGGGCGGCTCCTGAGTTTTTCGCTCGCGGCCGAAGAGCTGAACCTGAGCCAGTCCGCCGTGAGTCAGCAGATCAAGCTGCTTGAGCACAAGCTTGGCAAGGAGCTGTTCTTGCGCAAGACGCGCTCGCTGCAGCTGACCACCGAGGGGCGTGCGCTTCTTGACGTCGTCAGGGAAGGTCTGCAGCGGCTCAACGCGGGCATGAGCAGTATTTTCAGCTCCTCGGCGGATGGTGTGCTGGAGCTGCACGTCAACAATACCTTCGGCGAGCTCTGGCTCGCGCCACGGATTGGCCGCTTCATCGCTCACCGCCCGCAGCTTTCGGTGCGCATGCTGCAGACGAACTGGGACCTCGAGTACGAGGCGGCCAACACGGAACTGGAGATTCGTTACGGAACTGGCAGCTGGCCGGGGTTTGAGACGCGTAGTCTGTTGCCCCGGATCTTGCGCCCGTATTGCTCGATATCGCTTGCAAACAAGCTTCGCAGCGCGGACGGCTTCGAGCAGACCGCGCTGATCGATGTGCTCGGCACGCCGAATGGGTGGCTCGACTGGAAACGTATCTATTGCCCGGAAACCGCCGAGCACCCGGCACGAATCCATGTCGACAGCTATGCCATTGCGGCCAGTATGGCCATCGAGGGGATCGGCGCCTGTCTGCTCTACGACGATTTTGTGAGTGGCTCAAGGCTTGAGCCGTTCCTGGTGTGCCCTTTCGACGCACCGATCAGCTGTGATGCTGGCTACTACCTCACGTGGCGGAGCGACAAACCGCTGTCGGCCGCGGCAACCGAGTTCTGTGCCTGGCTCGACCTGGAGCCTTCCTGCATATCGGGTTGA
- a CDS encoding BCCT family transporter gives MKTIIRQSPPSSSLTTRLFGEYDHTLFWPVLTVYVAIMACALLMPESTGTWLVSIRNFLIFNFGWSFLLGVGITLFFCLYLAISPYGDLKLGKDDAVPEFSFGSWVSMLFCCGLGIGFVFFSVAEPLTHLHESSHVIDMGAAGQAAGIAKAVQITLLDWGMHGWALYAVAAWAIAFPAYRLGKPLTVATGLYGILGDRCNSSIWGRLANGLGILGTIGGNATMIGLGVASISYGISTLFEIELGNFGKVMVMMGVIVAYVASAATGVEKGIKMLSVANMVIAGLIVLALLLFGNAPIHYLLNLTTQQFGDYFGSMLTMSFWSDAGNVQQREWLGWWVIFYWLWYVSYIPFCGGFIARISKGRTLREFVFGTTFVPMVLAIIWFSVWGGSAGYTEVNGIAPLWEGVQKNPEAGVYMLLNSMPHGWWLSLAVLFCTIVFAVTTSDSASFFVAMQVSNGEENPRVSMRLLWGVVIGLTGIVFQLSGGFTAIKSLAIVVGAPFFVVGIAYIVSVNRMLRMAKAGQMEPHPGPEQQPAAPHRGPAQGHLVPSVGAAS, from the coding sequence ATGAAAACCATAATTAGACAGAGTCCGCCCAGCAGCAGTTTGACGACGCGGCTATTCGGCGAATATGACCACACCCTGTTCTGGCCGGTACTGACGGTCTACGTCGCGATCATGGCCTGTGCGCTGCTCATGCCCGAGAGCACGGGCACATGGCTGGTGAGCATCCGGAACTTCCTGATCTTCAACTTCGGCTGGAGCTTTCTGCTTGGCGTTGGCATCACGCTGTTCTTCTGCCTGTATCTTGCCATCAGCCCCTATGGCGACCTGAAGCTGGGCAAGGACGATGCCGTGCCCGAGTTTTCGTTCGGTTCGTGGGTGTCGATGCTGTTCTGTTGCGGTCTGGGGATCGGATTCGTGTTCTTCAGCGTCGCCGAGCCCCTGACCCATCTGCACGAATCCTCTCACGTCATCGACATGGGCGCTGCCGGGCAAGCTGCTGGCATTGCCAAGGCGGTGCAGATCACACTGCTCGACTGGGGCATGCATGGCTGGGCCTTGTACGCCGTGGCGGCCTGGGCGATTGCCTTTCCCGCCTATCGCCTCGGCAAACCGCTCACCGTCGCGACAGGCCTGTACGGCATCCTTGGTGACCGTTGCAACAGCAGCATCTGGGGCCGTCTCGCCAACGGGCTTGGCATTCTGGGGACGATCGGCGGTAACGCCACCATGATCGGCCTCGGCGTTGCATCCATCAGCTACGGCATTTCCACCTTGTTCGAGATCGAACTGGGCAACTTCGGAAAGGTCATGGTCATGATGGGCGTCATCGTGGCCTATGTCGCATCGGCTGCAACCGGCGTCGAGAAGGGCATCAAGATGCTGAGCGTCGCCAACATGGTGATTGCAGGCCTGATCGTACTGGCGCTGCTCCTGTTCGGAAACGCGCCCATTCACTACCTGCTCAACCTCACCACGCAGCAGTTCGGTGACTACTTCGGCTCCATGCTGACGATGTCGTTCTGGAGCGATGCCGGCAACGTCCAGCAGCGCGAATGGCTTGGCTGGTGGGTGATTTTCTACTGGCTCTGGTACGTGTCCTACATTCCGTTCTGCGGCGGCTTCATCGCGCGCATCTCGAAAGGCCGCACGCTGCGGGAGTTCGTCTTCGGCACCACCTTTGTACCCATGGTACTGGCCATCATCTGGTTCAGCGTGTGGGGGGGCTCGGCTGGCTACACCGAGGTAAACGGCATTGCGCCCCTATGGGAAGGCGTTCAGAAGAACCCTGAGGCCGGTGTGTACATGCTGCTCAACAGCATGCCTCACGGCTGGTGGCTGAGCCTTGCGGTGCTGTTCTGCACCATCGTGTTTGCCGTAACAACTTCCGACTCGGCGTCATTCTTCGTGGCCATGCAGGTCTCCAACGGTGAAGAGAACCCGCGGGTGTCGATGCGTCTGCTGTGGGGCGTGGTGATCGGGCTGACCGGGATCGTATTCCAGCTCTCCGGTGGCTTCACCGCAATCAAGTCACTGGCGATTGTGGTCGGCGCGCCATTCTTCGTGGTTGGCATCGCCTACATCGTCTCGGTGAATCGAATGCTCCGCATGGCCAAGGCGGGGCAGATGGAGCCGCACCCCGGCCCGGAACAACAGCCTGCCGCCCCGCACCGGGGACCGGCGCAAGGCCATCTGGTGCCAAGCGTTGGCGCCGCGTCCTGA
- a CDS encoding aldehyde dehydrogenase family protein — protein MTHTSPPVAYTGFDQQPIAGQWRAGRSERRLADTNPFNGEQLTEIQLANIADVDDAYAAAARAQREWAARLPDERADVIRRAADILLARGAEVQEWIVRESGSTRLKALIEWDSARRIMVESATFPSRVEGRILAAGVPNQESRVYRSPLGVVGVISPWNFPFHLSARSIAPALALGNAVVVKPASDTPITGGLLLAKIYEEAGLPSGLLSVVIGAGSEIGDHFVDHPVPSLISFTGSTEVGRGVGRLAAGGRHIKRVALELGGNAPIVVLDDADVAVAANAAVVGRFLHQGQICMSTNRAIVDAKVYDAFVAEVQQRVEGLSFGDPADPATVVGPLINTKQCEDVVARIERAKRDGARLVVGGEVKGNVVPPHVFADVDPTCSIAIDETFGPVLPIIKARDEAHALELANQSEYGLSSAVFTANLERGVRFARGITAGMTHINDMTVDDQPNAPFGGEKNSGLGRFNGEWAIEEFTRAQWITLQHKPRPYPF, from the coding sequence ATGACACACACCAGCCCGCCGGTTGCCTACACCGGCTTCGACCAGCAGCCCATCGCCGGTCAGTGGCGCGCCGGTCGCTCCGAGCGCCGCCTCGCCGACACTAACCCCTTCAACGGCGAGCAGCTGACCGAAATCCAGCTCGCCAACATCGCCGACGTGGACGACGCCTATGCCGCCGCAGCCCGTGCCCAGCGTGAATGGGCTGCACGTCTGCCCGACGAACGCGCCGACGTGATCCGCCGCGCGGCCGACATTCTTCTGGCCCGCGGCGCGGAAGTGCAGGAATGGATCGTGCGCGAATCCGGCAGCACGCGCTTGAAGGCCCTGATCGAGTGGGACAGCGCACGCCGCATCATGGTGGAGTCCGCCACTTTCCCGAGCCGCGTCGAGGGCCGCATCCTCGCCGCCGGCGTTCCGAACCAGGAGAGCCGCGTCTATCGCTCGCCTCTGGGCGTGGTGGGCGTGATCAGCCCGTGGAATTTCCCCTTCCACCTCTCTGCACGCTCGATCGCCCCGGCGCTAGCGCTGGGTAACGCCGTGGTCGTCAAGCCGGCCAGTGATACGCCGATCACCGGCGGCCTGTTGCTGGCCAAGATCTACGAAGAGGCCGGCCTGCCCAGCGGCCTGCTCAGCGTCGTCATCGGTGCCGGCAGCGAGATCGGCGACCACTTCGTCGATCATCCGGTACCCAGCCTGATCTCCTTCACCGGGTCGACCGAAGTCGGCCGCGGCGTCGGCCGCCTGGCTGCCGGGGGGCGTCATATCAAGCGCGTCGCCCTCGAGCTCGGTGGCAACGCACCGATCGTCGTGCTGGACGACGCCGATGTTGCCGTGGCCGCCAACGCCGCCGTGGTTGGACGCTTCCTGCATCAAGGTCAGATCTGCATGAGCACCAACCGCGCCATTGTCGACGCCAAGGTGTACGACGCCTTCGTGGCCGAAGTCCAGCAACGCGTCGAAGGCCTGAGTTTCGGTGACCCTGCCGATCCCGCCACCGTCGTCGGTCCGCTGATCAATACCAAGCAGTGCGAGGACGTCGTCGCACGCATCGAGCGTGCGAAGCGCGATGGCGCCCGCCTGGTCGTGGGCGGCGAGGTCAAGGGAAACGTGGTGCCGCCGCACGTGTTCGCCGATGTCGACCCGACCTGCTCGATCGCCATCGACGAGACCTTCGGCCCGGTGCTGCCCATCATCAAGGCACGTGACGAAGCACACGCGCTGGAGCTCGCCAACCAGTCCGAGTACGGCCTGTCGAGCGCGGTGTTCACCGCCAATCTCGAACGTGGTGTGCGCTTTGCACGCGGCATCACGGCGGGCATGACGCACATCAACGACATGACCGTCGACGACCAGCCGAACGCCCCCTTCGGCGGCGAGAAGAACTCCGGCCTCGGCCGCTTCAATGGCGAATGGGCCATCGAGGAGTTCACCCGCGCACAGTGGATCACGCTGCAGCACAAGCCGCGCCCCTACCCCTTCTGA
- a CDS encoding anion permease: protein MAEPAGVKFSSALISVALTLIIWFVIPVPEGVDPKAWHLLALFVGTIAAIIGKAMPIGAIAIVAIMLVAITGVTSPKPGDALKDALSGFSNSLIWLIGIAIMISRGLSKSGLGSRIAYWFISIFGKKTLGIGYALAASETLIAPVTPSNTARGGGIIHPIMRPIAAGFGSDPEQGTEKKMGRFLALVNYNTNPITSAMFITATAPNPLVVKLISDATGAGISITWGQWALAALVPGIIALILMPLVVYYMCPPELKETPEAPKFAREKLAEMGPLNRSEMIMISVFALLLVLWAGIPAMIFGKEYALDATTVAFLGLSILLVTNVLTWNDVLTEKGAWDTIVWFAALVMMASFLGKLGLIQWFSEQIQGGIESTGVGWVGATLLLVGVYFYAHYFFASTTAHITAMFGAFFTAGIALGAPPMYLALLMAGASSLMMSLTHYGTGTAPIIFASGYVTLKEWWQVGFVVSVVNLTIWAVIGGLWWKVLGYW, encoded by the coding sequence ATGGCCGAGCCTGCTGGCGTCAAATTCTCATCCGCGCTGATTTCCGTCGCGCTGACCCTGATCATCTGGTTTGTGATACCCGTACCCGAGGGGGTCGATCCCAAGGCGTGGCATTTATTGGCGCTCTTCGTGGGCACCATCGCGGCGATTATCGGCAAGGCGATGCCGATCGGCGCGATCGCGATCGTTGCAATCATGCTTGTGGCGATCACCGGCGTCACCAGCCCGAAGCCAGGTGATGCGCTCAAGGATGCGCTGAGCGGATTTTCCAACAGCCTGATCTGGCTGATCGGTATCGCTATCATGATCTCCCGCGGTCTCTCCAAGTCGGGACTGGGGTCGCGTATCGCGTACTGGTTCATCTCCATCTTTGGCAAGAAGACCCTCGGTATCGGCTATGCACTCGCCGCGTCGGAGACCTTGATCGCCCCGGTGACGCCCAGCAACACGGCCCGCGGCGGGGGCATCATCCATCCGATCATGCGGCCGATCGCAGCAGGGTTTGGCTCCGATCCGGAGCAGGGCACCGAGAAGAAGATGGGGCGCTTTCTCGCGCTCGTGAACTACAACACCAACCCCATCACATCCGCGATGTTCATCACCGCAACCGCACCGAATCCGCTTGTGGTCAAGCTGATCTCGGACGCCACCGGTGCCGGGATCAGCATCACCTGGGGCCAATGGGCTCTGGCGGCGCTGGTGCCCGGCATCATCGCGCTGATCCTGATGCCGCTGGTCGTGTATTACATGTGCCCGCCCGAGCTCAAGGAAACGCCAGAGGCGCCGAAGTTCGCGAGGGAGAAACTCGCGGAGATGGGGCCGCTGAATCGCAGCGAAATGATCATGATCAGCGTGTTCGCGCTGTTGCTGGTGCTGTGGGCGGGCATTCCGGCGATGATCTTCGGCAAGGAATACGCGCTCGATGCAACGACGGTAGCGTTTCTTGGACTGTCGATCCTGCTCGTGACCAATGTGCTCACCTGGAACGACGTCCTTACGGAGAAAGGCGCCTGGGACACCATCGTGTGGTTTGCTGCACTGGTCATGATGGCGAGCTTCCTCGGCAAGCTCGGCCTCATCCAGTGGTTCTCGGAGCAGATCCAGGGCGGGATCGAAAGCACGGGCGTCGGCTGGGTCGGTGCGACCCTGTTGCTGGTGGGTGTGTATTTCTACGCGCACTACTTCTTTGCGAGCACCACCGCACATATCACGGCCATGTTCGGCGCCTTCTTCACTGCAGGCATCGCACTTGGTGCGCCGCCGATGTATCTGGCGCTCCTGATGGCCGGTGCGTCCTCGCTGATGATGTCGCTGACGCACTACGGCACAGGCACTGCACCCATCATCTTCGCCTCAGGCTATGTCACGCTCAAGGAATGGTGGCAGGTGGGCTTTGTGGTGAGCGTGGTCAATCTCACCATCTGGGCCGTCATCGGCGGCCTGTGGTGGAAAGTGCTGGGTTACTGGTAA
- a CDS encoding c-type cytochrome, protein MTIFNPTTALRAASTAMLLTLGLSASVYAAGSPAPDDKGRHFYEKVCSRCHETDIGPVLLGRDLPPAFFTTMARSGRNAMPAFRISDVDDETLQAVAEYLSKSKAKP, encoded by the coding sequence TTGACGATTTTCAACCCCACCACTGCGCTGCGCGCGGCCTCTACAGCCATGTTGCTGACGCTCGGCCTCAGCGCATCCGTGTACGCAGCCGGATCCCCCGCACCTGACGACAAGGGTCGTCACTTCTACGAGAAGGTCTGTTCGCGCTGCCATGAAACCGACATCGGCCCCGTGCTACTCGGCCGTGACCTGCCGCCCGCGTTCTTCACCACCATGGCCCGCTCAGGCCGGAACGCCATGCCGGCCTTCCGGATATCTGACGTCGATGACGAGACCCTGCAGGCTGTCGCGGAGTATCTGTCGAAGAGCAAAGCCAAGCCTTGA